The following coding sequences are from one Oncorhynchus clarkii lewisi isolate Uvic-CL-2024 chromosome 20, UVic_Ocla_1.0, whole genome shotgun sequence window:
- the LOC139377291 gene encoding dual specificity protein phosphatase 12 isoform X2, which translates to MIQVETGVYIGAASDLKDAQDLTNAGITHILTVDSEQPASPDGPFRMKYVYSLDESSTDLLSHLDDCIRFICDACEASTSVLVHCHVGQSRSAAVVTAYLMKRHKMNFGDAYAKLQQLKPDVKMNEGFVDQLALYESLGCEVDVTSPQYKQYRLQKLTEKYPELQNVPKELFAVDPYLSTCSEVVYRCKKCRRTLFRASSILSHTIGNGPTAFAYKKMSNLPSGDQTQCTSYFTEPVQWMEQALLGVMDGQILCPKCSSKLGSFSWCGEQCSCGRWVTPAFQMHKNRVDEIKHISIATLKS; encoded by the exons ATGATTCAGGTAGAGACAGGAGTCTACATCGGGGCAGCATCTGACCTGAAAGATGCCCAGGACCTGACCAATGCTGGCATCACCCACATACTCACAGTGGACTCAGAGCAGCCAGCTTCACCTGATGGGCCATTTAGGATGAAGTATGTCTATTCCCTGGACGAGTCCTCCACAGACCTACTCAGCCACCTTGATGACTGCATACGCTTCATATGTGATGCTTGCGAGGCATCAACATCTGTCCTTGTGCATTG CCACGTAGGGCAAAGTCGGAGTGCGGCGGTGGTGACTGCTTACTTGATGAAACGTCATAAAATGAACTTCGGCGATGCCTATGCCAAACTCCAGCAACTTAAACCTGATGTAAA GATGAATGAGGGGTTTGTGGACCAGTTAGCACTATATGAGTCATTGGGTTGTGAAGTAGATGTCACCAGCCCCCAGTACAAGCAGTACAGACTCCAGAAACTCACAGAGAAATACCCAG AGCTTCAGAATGTCCCAAAGGAGTTGTTTGCAGTGGACCCTTACCTAAGCACCTGTTCTGAGGTGGTATACAGGTGTAAAAAATGTCG ACGGACACTGTTCCGCGCTTCCAGTATCCTCAGTCACACTATTGGCAATGGACCGACTGCTTTTGCCTATAAGAAGATGAGTAACTTACCGAGTGGGGACCAGACCCAATGTACCTCCTACTTCACTGAGCCTGTCCAGTGGATGGAACAGGCCTTGTTAGGGGTGATGGATGGACAG ATCTTGTGCCCAAAGTGTAGCTCCAAGTTGGGCTCATTCAGCTGGTGTGGGGAGCAGTGTTCCTGTGGTCGATGGGTGACTCCAGCCTTCCAGATGCATAAAAACAGAGTGGATGAAATCAAACACATCAGTATAGCCACACTCAAATCATGA
- the LOC139377291 gene encoding dual specificity protein phosphatase 12 isoform X1 encodes MIQVETGVYIGAASDLKDAQDLTNAGITHILTVDSEQPASPDGPFRMKYVYSLDESSTDLLSHLDDCIRFICDACEASTSVLVHCHVGQSRSAAVVTAYLMKRHKMNFGDAYAKLQQLKPDVKMNEGFVDQLALYESLGCEVDVTSPQYKQYRLQKLTEKYPEILLRPLFILDAELQNVPKELFAVDPYLSTCSEVVYRCKKCRRTLFRASSILSHTIGNGPTAFAYKKMSNLPSGDQTQCTSYFTEPVQWMEQALLGVMDGQILCPKCSSKLGSFSWCGEQCSCGRWVTPAFQMHKNRVDEIKHISIATLKS; translated from the exons ATGATTCAGGTAGAGACAGGAGTCTACATCGGGGCAGCATCTGACCTGAAAGATGCCCAGGACCTGACCAATGCTGGCATCACCCACATACTCACAGTGGACTCAGAGCAGCCAGCTTCACCTGATGGGCCATTTAGGATGAAGTATGTCTATTCCCTGGACGAGTCCTCCACAGACCTACTCAGCCACCTTGATGACTGCATACGCTTCATATGTGATGCTTGCGAGGCATCAACATCTGTCCTTGTGCATTG CCACGTAGGGCAAAGTCGGAGTGCGGCGGTGGTGACTGCTTACTTGATGAAACGTCATAAAATGAACTTCGGCGATGCCTATGCCAAACTCCAGCAACTTAAACCTGATGTAAA GATGAATGAGGGGTTTGTGGACCAGTTAGCACTATATGAGTCATTGGGTTGTGAAGTAGATGTCACCAGCCCCCAGTACAAGCAGTACAGACTCCAGAAACTCACAGAGAAATACCCAG AGATCCTCTTAAGACCATTGTTTATCCTTGACGCAGAGCTTCAGAATGTCCCAAAGGAGTTGTTTGCAGTGGACCCTTACCTAAGCACCTGTTCTGAGGTGGTATACAGGTGTAAAAAATGTCG ACGGACACTGTTCCGCGCTTCCAGTATCCTCAGTCACACTATTGGCAATGGACCGACTGCTTTTGCCTATAAGAAGATGAGTAACTTACCGAGTGGGGACCAGACCCAATGTACCTCCTACTTCACTGAGCCTGTCCAGTGGATGGAACAGGCCTTGTTAGGGGTGATGGATGGACAG ATCTTGTGCCCAAAGTGTAGCTCCAAGTTGGGCTCATTCAGCTGGTGTGGGGAGCAGTGTTCCTGTGGTCGATGGGTGACTCCAGCCTTCCAGATGCATAAAAACAGAGTGGATGAAATCAAACACATCAGTATAGCCACACTCAAATCATGA